In one Nocardioides luteus genomic region, the following are encoded:
- a CDS encoding lysylphosphatidylglycerol synthase domain-containing protein: MTATSSDPVSATEAGSSATPEPAKPSRAKRLLKIGLALVVVLGGAYLVWRQRADLATAVQELSLGRFAVAGVLAIIGTMLIGQIWVALLHGMGIRPSLRDSHSVFYVSQLGKYLPGSVWPVVAQMQFGLRWGVARRTMLGANILFMGVVVASGIGVGALLLPWSSSEGLSRYWWLLLLLVPLAVCLHPRVVPGMLDWLFARLGREPLGVRLTARGLFTAIGWAVLAWVAFGLHLAVMMQSYASVGLLEVAAATGGMALAWAAGIAFIPAPAGAGIREALLALTLGPIIGTPEALTVALASRVLLLIADVVLAGLGAVAGRRTS, encoded by the coding sequence GTGACAGCGACCAGCTCCGACCCGGTCTCCGCCACGGAGGCCGGGTCTTCGGCTACGCCGGAGCCTGCGAAGCCCAGCCGTGCGAAGCGGCTCCTCAAGATCGGTCTCGCCCTCGTGGTCGTGCTCGGGGGCGCCTACCTGGTCTGGCGCCAGCGCGCCGACCTGGCCACCGCGGTCCAGGAGCTGAGCCTCGGCCGCTTCGCGGTCGCCGGGGTCCTGGCGATCATCGGCACCATGCTGATCGGCCAGATCTGGGTCGCCCTCCTGCACGGGATGGGCATCCGGCCCTCGCTGCGCGACTCCCACTCGGTCTTCTACGTCTCCCAGCTGGGCAAATACCTGCCCGGCTCGGTGTGGCCGGTGGTCGCGCAGATGCAGTTCGGGCTGCGCTGGGGCGTCGCGCGCCGGACGATGCTCGGCGCCAACATCCTCTTCATGGGCGTGGTTGTCGCCAGCGGCATCGGCGTCGGCGCGCTCCTGCTCCCCTGGTCCTCCTCCGAGGGCCTCAGCCGCTACTGGTGGCTGCTGCTCCTGCTGGTGCCGCTGGCCGTGTGCCTGCACCCGCGCGTCGTCCCGGGCATGCTCGACTGGCTCTTCGCCCGGCTCGGCCGGGAACCTCTCGGCGTACGCCTGACCGCGCGCGGCCTCTTCACCGCGATCGGCTGGGCGGTGCTCGCCTGGGTCGCCTTCGGCCTCCACCTGGCCGTGATGATGCAGTCGTACGCCTCGGTGGGGCTGCTCGAGGTCGCGGCCGCGACCGGCGGGATGGCCCTGGCCTGGGCCGCCGGGATCGCGTTCATCCCCGCCCCGGCCGGCGCCGGGATCCGCGAGGCGCTGCTCGCGCTCACCCTCGGCCCGATCATCGGGACACCCGAGGCGCTCACCGTCGCGCTCGCCTCGCGCGTCCTCCTGCTCATCGCCGACGTGGTGCTGGCTGGTCTCGGAGCGGTTGCGGGGCGGCGTACGTCCTAG
- a CDS encoding phospholipid carrier-dependent glycosyltransferase → MPRSTPEDGADVRLPRRLLAAMVLVAFFALSLSSYVALTRSLQYQTRDEGPNAGYAVELASGRLPTIDTPVTTDARRYPQVVEGLKTMVDEPHRHIWTANHPPLYYLMSLPFVAAAGALDAPQVMIVGMRMINAVGSALCVLLVGLIAFEVTRRAATAFLATGISASCAVLVTAGGHIANDGVAVAASSLTLLATIRILNRGLSARRLALVALAGAAAAGAKAPGVLTVVLCGTAIAVGLLLQDRSRRGVVRALVGAAVATGVPGLATGWFYVRNIVLYGDPTATGALLEKFDREPNGTWWQVLTDGSLWLDWYERLWVPLLAGGYVVVADLLAVVAAIGLLVLVVRRARTGSTGQTWARPGWLLLAVHAAVVLVNLVGFVAGGGNPNDRYLLPLMPLLATVLAVGVMAVVDVIPVGSRESRADLAAAATTLALGVYAFLIFRWFIGSQTYVGRLPNSDARGAELVVAVGVVCGLVAVCLAAWPARTYAAPQPLRDQPAPRRR, encoded by the coding sequence ATGCCCCGCTCCACACCCGAGGACGGCGCCGACGTACGTCTCCCGAGACGACTCCTGGCGGCGATGGTGCTGGTCGCGTTCTTCGCGCTGAGCCTGAGCAGCTACGTCGCGCTGACCCGGTCGCTGCAGTACCAGACCCGCGACGAGGGGCCGAACGCCGGCTATGCGGTGGAGCTGGCCTCGGGGCGGCTGCCGACGATCGACACACCCGTGACGACGGACGCCCGCCGCTACCCCCAGGTCGTCGAGGGGCTGAAGACCATGGTGGACGAGCCGCACCGCCACATCTGGACCGCCAACCACCCGCCGCTCTACTACCTGATGTCGCTGCCGTTCGTGGCAGCTGCCGGGGCGCTCGACGCACCCCAGGTGATGATCGTCGGGATGCGGATGATCAACGCCGTCGGCTCCGCGCTGTGCGTGCTGCTGGTGGGCCTGATCGCCTTCGAGGTGACCCGGAGGGCGGCGACGGCGTTCCTGGCCACGGGGATCAGCGCCTCGTGCGCGGTGCTGGTGACCGCGGGTGGCCACATCGCCAACGACGGGGTCGCGGTCGCGGCCTCGTCGCTGACCCTGCTGGCCACGATCCGGATCCTGAACCGCGGCCTGTCCGCGAGGCGTCTGGCGCTGGTCGCGCTGGCCGGGGCCGCCGCAGCCGGTGCGAAGGCGCCCGGTGTGCTGACCGTCGTCCTGTGCGGCACCGCCATCGCAGTGGGTCTGCTCCTGCAGGACCGTTCGCGTCGCGGCGTGGTCCGGGCACTGGTGGGAGCGGCCGTGGCGACCGGCGTTCCGGGGCTCGCGACCGGTTGGTTCTACGTCCGCAACATCGTCCTCTACGGCGACCCGACCGCCACCGGTGCGCTGCTGGAGAAGTTCGACCGGGAGCCGAACGGGACCTGGTGGCAGGTGCTGACGGACGGTTCGCTCTGGCTGGACTGGTACGAGCGGCTGTGGGTGCCGCTGCTGGCCGGGGGTTACGTCGTGGTCGCCGACCTGCTTGCCGTCGTCGCGGCGATCGGCCTCCTCGTGCTGGTCGTCCGCCGGGCGAGAACTGGGTCGACGGGTCAAACCTGGGCACGGCCGGGGTGGCTGCTGCTCGCGGTCCACGCGGCGGTCGTCCTGGTGAACCTGGTCGGCTTCGTCGCGGGCGGTGGGAACCCGAACGACCGCTACCTGCTGCCGCTCATGCCGCTGCTGGCCACGGTGCTCGCGGTGGGGGTGATGGCGGTCGTCGACGTCATCCCGGTCGGCTCCCGCGAGTCTCGGGCCGACCTGGCGGCGGCCGCGACCACCCTCGCCCTGGGCGTCTACGCGTTCCTGATCTTCCGGTGGTTCATCGGCTCGCAGACCTACGTCGGCCGACTTCCGAACTCCGACGCACGTGGCGCCGAGCTCGTGGTGGCCGTGGGCGTGGTGTGCGGGTTGGTCGCCGTCTGCCTCGCGGCCTGGCCGGCTAGGACGTACGCCGCCCCGCAACCGCTCCGAGACCAGCCAGCACCACGTCGGCGATGA
- a CDS encoding class I SAM-dependent methyltransferase — protein sequence MAKQSYAASLKAVGRGLTKTGLAKETAPPVEQRWRHWAHSLTKVYDSLAMAKLDVPWWTYDAITAVDAWLSERERPIRVYEYGSGASTIWLSRRADEIHSVEHHKGFGEMMQAELAGEEKISLRVIEPVPNDNPVVPSQKEGHAGLDFEAYVDSIDDVDGEFDLVVIDGRAREACLEKAKDRLAPGGIIVFDNSRRKRYVDAIAASGLKETIHAGLTPTLPYPERTSVLTKG from the coding sequence TTGGCCAAGCAGTCCTACGCCGCTTCCCTCAAGGCCGTCGGTCGCGGGCTGACGAAGACGGGGCTCGCGAAGGAGACCGCTCCGCCGGTCGAGCAGCGCTGGCGTCACTGGGCCCACTCGCTCACCAAGGTCTACGACTCCCTGGCGATGGCGAAGCTGGACGTGCCGTGGTGGACCTACGACGCGATCACCGCCGTCGACGCCTGGCTGAGCGAGCGTGAGCGTCCGATCCGGGTCTACGAGTACGGCTCCGGCGCCTCCACCATCTGGCTCTCCCGCCGCGCCGACGAGATCCACTCCGTCGAGCACCACAAGGGCTTCGGCGAGATGATGCAGGCCGAGCTCGCCGGCGAGGAGAAGATCTCGCTGCGGGTCATCGAGCCGGTCCCCAACGACAACCCCGTCGTCCCCTCGCAGAAGGAGGGCCACGCGGGCCTCGACTTCGAGGCGTACGTCGACTCCATCGACGACGTCGACGGCGAGTTCGACCTCGTGGTGATCGACGGGCGCGCCCGCGAGGCGTGCCTGGAGAAGGCCAAGGACCGCCTTGCTCCCGGCGGGATCATCGTCTTCGACAACAGCCGCCGCAAGCGCTACGTCGACGCGATCGCCGCCTCGGGGCTGAAGGAGACCATCCACGCCGGTCTCACCCCGACCCTGCCCTACCCCGAGCGCACCTCGGTCCTCACCAAAGGCTGA
- the coaD gene encoding pantetheine-phosphate adenylyltransferase — translation MTRRAVCPGSFDPPTFGHLDIFTRASAIFDEVVIAVGVNPSKSKRLFTPEERMEMITEITAPLGNVRVQVFTGLVTDFCVEIDAQAIVKGLRGAPDLEYEAPMAQMNAHMTRVETVFLLNDPCWAAVSSSLIKEMATFGGDVSAFLPPDVLARLTKRLAERSE, via the coding sequence ATGACGCGTCGCGCGGTGTGCCCGGGGTCGTTCGACCCGCCCACCTTCGGCCACCTCGACATCTTCACCCGCGCCTCGGCGATCTTCGACGAGGTCGTCATCGCCGTCGGGGTCAACCCGTCGAAGTCGAAGCGCCTGTTCACGCCCGAGGAGCGGATGGAGATGATCACCGAGATCACCGCCCCGCTGGGCAACGTCCGGGTGCAGGTGTTCACCGGGCTGGTGACCGACTTCTGCGTCGAGATCGACGCCCAGGCGATCGTGAAGGGGCTGCGCGGAGCGCCCGATCTGGAGTACGAGGCGCCGATGGCCCAGATGAACGCCCACATGACCCGGGTCGAGACCGTCTTCCTGCTCAACGACCCGTGCTGGGCCGCGGTCTCCTCGAGCCTGATCAAGGAGATGGCCACTTTCGGTGGGGATGTGTCGGCTTTCCTGCCGCCCGATGTTCTTGCACGACTCACCAAGCGTTTGGCAGAACGTTCCGAGTAA
- the rsmD gene encoding 16S rRNA (guanine(966)-N(2))-methyltransferase RsmD yields MTRIIGGVAGGRRLLAPKGVRTRPTTDRVREALFSAIESSYGSLAGLRFLDLYAGTGAVGLEAWSRGAGVVTLVESDRRTAGVIRSNAKELGFPRANVVAASVASTLVTPPAAPYDLVFLDPPYPLSDDAVAEDIALLVKHGWLVPGALVVVERSARSPEPVWPDGFTDQRSKKYGETTLWYGTAPD; encoded by the coding sequence ATGACTCGGATCATCGGAGGCGTCGCAGGAGGGCGGCGCCTACTCGCTCCCAAAGGGGTGCGGACCCGTCCCACCACCGACCGGGTCCGCGAGGCGCTCTTCTCGGCGATCGAGTCCTCCTACGGATCCCTGGCCGGGCTGCGCTTCCTCGACCTCTACGCCGGCACCGGCGCGGTCGGGCTGGAGGCGTGGTCCCGCGGCGCCGGGGTCGTGACCCTGGTCGAGTCGGACCGGCGTACGGCCGGGGTGATCCGCTCCAACGCGAAGGAGCTCGGCTTCCCGCGGGCCAACGTGGTCGCGGCGAGCGTGGCGAGCACCCTGGTGACGCCGCCGGCGGCGCCGTACGACCTGGTCTTCCTCGACCCGCCCTACCCGCTCTCGGACGACGCCGTCGCCGAGGACATCGCCCTGCTGGTCAAGCACGGCTGGCTGGTGCCGGGGGCGCTGGTCGTCGTCGAGCGGTCCGCGCGCAGCCCCGAGCCGGTCTGGCCCGACGGATTCACCGACCAGAGGTCGAAGAAGTACGGCGAGACCACGCTCTGGTACGGCACGGCGCCGGACTGA